The Bifidobacterium bifidum ATCC 29521 = JCM 1255 = DSM 20456 region AGATCCTTCTTGCGGCCGGTGATGTACAGGAAGCCGTCGTTGTCGAGCCTGCCCAGGTCGCCGGTGCGGTACCATCCGTCATCGGTGAACGAGCCTTCGGTCGCCTCCTCGTTCTTGTGGTACTTCGGGAACACCGCGGTGCCCTTGACCTGAATCTCCTCGTCCTCGGCGACACGCAGCTCGAACCCGGGGAAGGCGATGCCGACGGAACCCTGATGGTACGGCACGCCGAGCGGGTTGAACGCGCACGGCGCGGTCGTCTCCGTCAGTCCGTAGCCCTCGTACACGGGCACGTTCGCGCCGCGGAAGAACGCGAGCAGTTCGGGGTCCAGCGGGGCGCCGCCGGCGACGATCCACTGGGCGCGGCCGCCGAGCACGTCGCGCAGCGTCTTGTAGACGATCGGGTCGAAGGCGGCGCGGCGGGTCTTGGCCAGCACACCGACCTTGCCCTTGGCACCCAGCTCCTTCATGTAGTTCTGCGCGGCGACCACCGCGGCGGCGAACGCCACGCCCTTCGGCCCGTGGCCGGCCTTCTGGGACGCCGCGTTGTACACCTTCTCCAGCACGCGCGGCACGACGATCATCACGGACGGCCGGGCGACCTGAAGGTCGGCGATCAGCGTCTTGATACCCTGGGCGATGTAGATCCTGATGTTGCTCGCCACGCAGATGTAGTTGATCGCGCGGGCGAACGAGTGCGCCTGCGGCAGGAACAGCAGCACGGAGTTCTTCTTGTTGTGCAGCAGGTCCGGCATGTAGACGGGCAGGTTCAGCGCGGTCGTGCAGTAGTGCTCGTGCGTCATCTCCACGCCCTTGGGTGCCGCCGTGGAACCCGACGTGTACACGATGGAGCACAGGTCGGTCTTCTTGATCGAGTCGATGCGCTCGTCGAGCTCCTCGTCGCTCACCGCGGCCCCGTACGCCTTGATCTCCTCCAGGCCGCCGGTCTCGATGCACAGGATGGTCTCCAGCGACGGGCATTCCTCGATCGCGCCCTCTGCCTTGTCGCGCATGTCGGCGGTCTCGACGATCAGCAGCCGCGCGTCCGAATTGTTGACGATGTTGCGGATCTGCTCGGCGGAGTCGGTGTCGTAGATGGTGGCGAGCACGCCGCCGCAAGCCATGATCGCGGCGTCCGTGACATCCCACGCGTAGGAGGTGCGGCACATGAACGCCACGCCGTCGCCCTTCTTCAGCCCGTAGTGCAGCAGGCCCTTGGCGACGCTGCGGATGTCGGCGAGCGTCTCGTTCGCTGTGCTGGTGACCCACTTGCCGGAGTCGTCCTTGTAGGTGTACAGCGGCTCGTCGCCCATGCGTTCGGCGCGGTCCGCATAGATGTCGTAGATGGACATGCCCTCGTCAAGCGGCGGGTTGCCCTCGGTCTTCGTGGTGAGCAGGCCCGTCGTGCTGTCGATCAGCGTCGTGGTCGGGTATCCTGGCCCCCATTCGGCGGTGTTCGGGAGGCTGATCTCGCCGTTCGCGGCAAGAGCGTTGTTCTCCGCGTAATCCGGGCCGTTGGAGGAATCGTCGCTGACCGGGTGCGCGAAGTCACCTCCCAAACGAAGTGCCTTCTGCGTGATATTCGCAGCTTGCTGTCTTACTGAGGTGAACAATGACACGTGACGCTCCTTGGAGACCTGATAACGCTTAACACATGAATATTACCCGTAGAAACGCCTTTTTTCACCTTACGGTAGCGTAGGAAACAGCGTCGTGCGGGTCGCCCGCTCGCCCGCGGCCATTCGTCAGGTGAAATGGAACGCGCCAAAAGTCGATTCCTTCGGTACACTTGCAACGGTAAGCAAAGAACGCTTGAGTTCGACGAAGAAAGGGCTCTCATGGCTGAAACCCAGAAAGCCACCGTGGTGTTCGGTGTCCTCAACGAGACATCGCAGGACGAAACCCGCGTCGCATTGACGCCGGATATCGTCACACGGTTGAAGAAAGCAGGTGTGTCCTGCCTGGTGCAGAGCGGCGCCGGAATCGCCGCACAATATACCGACGATGATTACGCCAAGGCGGGGGCCGAGGTCGTCGCCGCGGACGATGTGATCGCGCGCGCCGACGTGCTCGGATTCGTGGACCGTCCGTCTGCCGAGACGGTCGCGCGGCTCAAGGCCGGCACATGGGTGATCGGCATGCTCGGCTCGTTCACCGATGCCGCGTATGTGGACGCCCTCCAGGCGGCCGGTCTTGTCGGTGTCGCGATGGAGAAGCTGCCTCGCCAGCTCAGCTCCGCGCAGTCCATGGACGAGATGACGTCCCAGAATTCGGTCATGGGGTACAAAGCCGCGCTGGTGGCGGCGAACGCCTATGGCTCGTTCTTCCCGATGATGACGACCGCCGCCGGCACGATCCGCCCGGCCAAGGTGCTGATCCTGGGCGCGGGCATCGCCGGCCTGCAGGCCATCGGCACCGCCCGCCGTCTGGGCGCCGTGGTCACCGCGTACGACGTGCGTCCCGCTTCGCGCGGCGAAGTAGAGTCGCTGGGCGCGAAGTTCCTCGATCTCGGTCTCGACTTCTCCAAGGGGCAGGGCGAGGGCGGATACGCCCGCCAGCTCAGCGCCGAGGAGCAGGCCGCCCAGCAGACGGCCGTCGACCAGAAGGCAGCCGGGTTCGACGTCATCATCACCACGGCCAAGGTTCCCGGCCGCAAGCCTCCGATGCTGCTGACCAAGGCCGGCGTGGACGGCCTCAAGCGCGGTGCCGTCATCGTCGACTGTGCGGCCAGCGACCTGGGCGGCAACGTCGAGGGATCCCGCGTCGGCACGCAGGTGACCGATGGGGGAGTGACCATCATCGGTGCCCCGTATCTCGCCAGCGAGGTTTCCAACACCGCCTCGAACCTGCTCGCCCGCAACGTGGGCGACGTGCTCGCCCACTTCGTGCATGACGGTCGTCTGAGCATCGACCTGAACGAGGAACTTGACGACGCCCTCATCGTAGCCGGACGTCCCGCCGCAGAAAGCAAGGAATAATCCATGGACATCATCGTTGCCATCACACTGTTCATACTCGCGCTGCTCATCGGCGTCGAGGTCATCGGCAAGGTGCCCGCCACCCTGCATACGCCGCTGATGTCGGGAGCCAACTCCATCCACGGCATCGTCATCGTCGGTGTCGTCATCGTCGCCGCGCACGCCACCTCGCTCCTGGCCTGGGTGTTCATCTTCCTCGCCGCCGTGCTCGGCACGATGAACGTCGTCGGCGGTTACGTGGTCACCGACCGCATGCTGGAGATGTTCAAGTCCGACAAATCGAAGAAGTCCGCCGACAAGAATGAGGAGGCCAAGTAATGGGTACCCTTGCTGAAGTGCTGAGCAACCCGCTTGGCGTCGTTGAATGGTTCGTGTATCTGCTGGCCGCCGTGTTGTTCGTCGTCGGCCTGCACATGATGAACTCGCCGAAGACCGCGCGCAAGGGCAACCTGATCTCCGCGGCCGGCATGGTCATGGCGGTGGCTATGGCGTTCATCGTGCTGTTCGTCACCGAGATCGGCAACGGCTTCGAGCATCTCGTCGCCGTCGTGCTGCTGATCGTCGGCATCCTCATCGGCACGATCGTCGGCGTGTGGAGCGCGAAGAAGGTCAAGATGACCGACATGCCGCAGCTCGTCTCCGTGTTCAACACGGTCGGCGGCGGCGCGGCGGCCCTCGTCGCGCTCAACGACATCCTCACCTCCGAGGAGCTGCCGACGCTGGTCGTGCTGATCACCGCCGGACTTGGCATCATGATCGGTTCCGTCACGTTCACCGGCTCGCTGATCGCCGCCGGCAAGCTGCAGGGCGTCAAGTTCCTGCGCAAGCTCACCCTCCCCGCGAAGGGCGTGTGGAACATCGGCTTCATTGTGCTCACCGTCGTCTCGTTCGTCATGCTGTGCGTGCAGCCCGAGCAGCGTCTGCTGTGGTGTGTGCTGACCACGGTGTTCGCGCTGTGCTACGGTCTGGTGTTCGTCATCCCGATCGGCGGCGCTGACATGCCCGTCGTCATCTCGGTGCTTAACGCCTGCACTGGCACCGCCGTCGCCATGAGCGGTCTGGCGATCAACAACATCGCGCTGATCGTCGCCGGCGCACTCGTCGGCGCGGCCGGGGTCACGCTCTCCCTGGCGATGTCCAAGGCCATGAACCGTCCGCTGATGAGCGTGCTCGCCGGCGGCTTCGGCGGTGGCGCCTCGGCCGGCGGCGACGCCGACGGCCCCGAGGGCACGATGAAGGAGACCAGCGCCGATGACGTCGCCGTGCAGCTGGTGTACGCCGACAAGGTCATCTTCGTGCCGGGTTTCGGTCTGGCGCAGGCCCAGGCGCAGCGCGAGCTGGCCGATCTGGGCGACCTGCTCAAAGGTCATGGCATCGAGGTGTCGTACGCGATCCACCCGGTCGCGGGACGTATGCCCGGTCACATGAACGTGCTGCTCGCCGAGGCCAACGTGCCGTACGAGGAGCTGATCGACCTCGACGATATCAACCCGCAGTTCCCGTCCGCCAACGTGGCCCTGGTCGTCGGCGCCAACGACGTGACCAACCCGGCCGCGCGTCGCCCCGGCACCCCGGTCTCCGGCATGCCGATTCTCGACGTCGACAAGGCGCAGAACGTGGTCGTCATGAAGCGCGGTCGCGGCAAGGGCTATGCCGGCATCGAGAACGAGCTGTACTTCGAGCCCAACACGCAGATGCTGTTCGGCGACGCCAAGGCCGGCCTGCAGTCCGTCATCGCCGCCGTGAAGGAGCTCATCTCGTAACCGTCACCGCGCCGGCTCACCGGTGCGGACGGAGCGAAACGATACGGGAGTGGCCCGCTGGATGGATTTCCAGCGGGCCACTCCCAATTCATATTCAGCTCGACGGAGTGCATGGCGGCTTCGGCCGGGAAGCTGCCGTCAGAGTCCGAACACGCGGGTGACGAAATTCGTCACCGTCTTCCAGTACACCACCGGTGCCGTGCTGGCGCTCATGGAATGACCTGCCGAGGGAATCAGCAGTTTCTGCCGGTCGATGCTCGCGCAGGCGTCGAAGTTCTCGTCCAAAGCCCTGGATGGCACGAAATCGTCCGCGCCGCCGTGGATGAACAGCATCGGAATCGTGGCATGCTTCAGCTGTTCCACGCACGAGGCTTCCTGGAAACCGTACCCGGCACGCCGCCGCGCGATCGCCCCCATCGTCGTCACGATCGGCTTGGCGAGGAACTTCGGCAGGTGAAACATCGATCGCGCGCAGTCGATGAACTGCTGGCCGACCGACGCATAGCCGCAATCCTCGACCGCCGCCACGACGTTCCTGGGCAGGTCCGGCTCGCCGACGGTCATCATGACCGCGGCCGCGCCCATGGACTTGCCCTGCAGCAGGATGCGGGCGTCCGCGTCGCTGTCGATGATCAGCGATATCCACCGCATCAGGTCACGGCGGTCCAGCCATCCCATGCCCGCATAGCGGCCTTCGCTGAGCCCGTGGCCGCGCAGCGCCGGAACCAGCACGGTGAACCCGAGACGGGCGAAACGATGCGCGTACTTCGCCATATCCTGCGGTTGCCCCGAATACCCGTGGCAGCATATCGCATACAGGTGGGGCTTCGCACCGGCGCAATCGGGATCGAACAGCCAGCCATGAAGCTGGATGCCGTCCTCCGCCGAGATGACCACCGGCTGCTTGGACTGGTCGAACCAATCCGCCGCCTCGACCTCTTCGGCCGCGTCGAGCCGGGGTCCCTTGTCCGCGACTTTGCCGTCATCCCTGCCGGATCTGAGCATCGAGTGCTTCGCCTGTGCATTCAGCGCATACGAGAACATGAGATTCGCCAGCCCGTAAGTGGCGCCGGCTACCACGGAGGCCGCGATTCCGCCTCCCACTACTATCCGTGATGTGTTACGCGCCATTGCAAACCTCCCAGCCGATTCGGTGCATGTCCCATTGCGTCCATTGTAGGGCCTCGCCGGGGTCGATGACGGCATGACGACGAAACAGCCGGGCGGATCGGGCGTTCGATTCGTTTGCCGGGATAGACGTTCCATCGAATGTCCCGCGCGGCCGTATAATTGTTTCTCGTTGCTTTGGCGAGGGCATTCCGATTCGCGAGAACGGGTCTGCCGTAATCGACTCGGCGTTGAATACCACCCCTCCTTGGGGAGTTCTGCGGCGCGTCGTGGCGTCAAATAGACAGAACGACAAGTAACACTCAAGGAGAACCATTATGGCAAACACCATCAAGATCGCCGGTGACATCCGTGACGAATTCGGCAAGGGTGCTGCGCGCCGCATGCGCGTGGCCAAGCTCATCCCCGCCACCTTGTACGCGGGCGGCGACCAGCCGACGTTCGTGAAGCTCCCGATGAAGGAGACCACGCTGGCCCTGCGCCACACGAACGCGCTGTTCTCGATCTCCTTCGGTGGCCAGACCAAGCTGGCCGTCGTCAAGGATGTGCAGCGCAACCCCGTCAAGCGCATCGTTGAACACATCGACTTCTACGAGGTCAAGGCCGGCGAGAAGATCGACATCGAGGTGCCGGTGTTCGTCGAGGGCACGCC contains the following coding sequences:
- a CDS encoding AMP-dependent synthetase/ligase, with the translated sequence MSLFTSVRQQAANITQKALRLGGDFAHPVSDDSSNGPDYAENNALAANGEISLPNTAEWGPGYPTTTLIDSTTGLLTTKTEGNPPLDEGMSIYDIYADRAERMGDEPLYTYKDDSGKWVTSTANETLADIRSVAKGLLHYGLKKGDGVAFMCRTSYAWDVTDAAIMACGGVLATIYDTDSAEQIRNIVNNSDARLLIVETADMRDKAEGAIEECPSLETILCIETGGLEEIKAYGAAVSDEELDERIDSIKKTDLCSIVYTSGSTAAPKGVEMTHEHYCTTALNLPVYMPDLLHNKKNSVLLFLPQAHSFARAINYICVASNIRIYIAQGIKTLIADLQVARPSVMIVVPRVLEKVYNAASQKAGHGPKGVAFAAAVVAAQNYMKELGAKGKVGVLAKTRRAAFDPIVYKTLRDVLGGRAQWIVAGGAPLDPELLAFFRGANVPVYEGYGLTETTAPCAFNPLGVPYHQGSVGIAFPGFELRVAEDEEIQVKGTAVFPKYHKNEEATEGSFTDDGWYRTGDLGRLDNDGFLYITGRKKDLIITAGGKNVAPGPIEEVIQRCEFVSQVLVLGDKRPFISALVTLDEESLRPWLESKGLNRDMTMEEAASNAAVRAEVQKWVDQANEGVSRAESVRKFIILPEEFSQANGLLTASMKVIRPKVIRRYATLLNTQMYTKKK
- a CDS encoding NAD(P) transhydrogenase subunit alpha, giving the protein MAETQKATVVFGVLNETSQDETRVALTPDIVTRLKKAGVSCLVQSGAGIAAQYTDDDYAKAGAEVVAADDVIARADVLGFVDRPSAETVARLKAGTWVIGMLGSFTDAAYVDALQAAGLVGVAMEKLPRQLSSAQSMDEMTSQNSVMGYKAALVAANAYGSFFPMMTTAAGTIRPAKVLILGAGIAGLQAIGTARRLGAVVTAYDVRPASRGEVESLGAKFLDLGLDFSKGQGEGGYARQLSAEEQAAQQTAVDQKAAGFDVIITTAKVPGRKPPMLLTKAGVDGLKRGAVIVDCAASDLGGNVEGSRVGTQVTDGGVTIIGAPYLASEVSNTASNLLARNVGDVLAHFVHDGRLSIDLNEELDDALIVAGRPAAESKE
- a CDS encoding NAD(P) transhydrogenase subunit alpha codes for the protein MDIIVAITLFILALLIGVEVIGKVPATLHTPLMSGANSIHGIVIVGVVIVAAHATSLLAWVFIFLAAVLGTMNVVGGYVVTDRMLEMFKSDKSKKSADKNEEAK
- a CDS encoding NAD(P)(+) transhydrogenase (Re/Si-specific) subunit beta translates to MGTLAEVLSNPLGVVEWFVYLLAAVLFVVGLHMMNSPKTARKGNLISAAGMVMAVAMAFIVLFVTEIGNGFEHLVAVVLLIVGILIGTIVGVWSAKKVKMTDMPQLVSVFNTVGGGAAALVALNDILTSEELPTLVVLITAGLGIMIGSVTFTGSLIAAGKLQGVKFLRKLTLPAKGVWNIGFIVLTVVSFVMLCVQPEQRLLWCVLTTVFALCYGLVFVIPIGGADMPVVISVLNACTGTAVAMSGLAINNIALIVAGALVGAAGVTLSLAMSKAMNRPLMSVLAGGFGGGASAGGDADGPEGTMKETSADDVAVQLVYADKVIFVPGFGLAQAQAQRELADLGDLLKGHGIEVSYAIHPVAGRMPGHMNVLLAEANVPYEELIDLDDINPQFPSANVALVVGANDVTNPAARRPGTPVSGMPILDVDKAQNVVVMKRGRGKGYAGIENELYFEPNTQMLFGDAKAGLQSVIAAVKELIS
- a CDS encoding alpha/beta hydrolase, producing MARNTSRIVVGGGIAASVVAGATYGLANLMFSYALNAQAKHSMLRSGRDDGKVADKGPRLDAAEEVEAADWFDQSKQPVVISAEDGIQLHGWLFDPDCAGAKPHLYAICCHGYSGQPQDMAKYAHRFARLGFTVLVPALRGHGLSEGRYAGMGWLDRRDLMRWISLIIDSDADARILLQGKSMGAAAVMMTVGEPDLPRNVVAAVEDCGYASVGQQFIDCARSMFHLPKFLAKPIVTTMGAIARRRAGYGFQEASCVEQLKHATIPMLFIHGGADDFVPSRALDENFDACASIDRQKLLIPSAGHSMSASTAPVVYWKTVTNFVTRVFGL
- a CDS encoding 50S ribosomal protein L25/general stress protein Ctc, whose protein sequence is MANTIKIAGDIRDEFGKGAARRMRVAKLIPATLYAGGDQPTFVKLPMKETTLALRHTNALFSISFGGQTKLAVVKDVQRNPVKRIVEHIDFYEVKAGEKIDIEVPVFVEGTPKGAAVAFVDLQELKVRADVTNLPERIVVNVDGLTDGTKVLLKDVVLPEGAELDMDDPETSVVSVEVPEDTTESAAAAPAADADAAAAAPAADADAK